A genomic region of Verrucomicrobiota bacterium contains the following coding sequences:
- a CDS encoding Uma2 family endonuclease — protein sequence MTTLPQPPPVHFDAVRRFTIEEYYRLVEAGILEEDARVELLDGQIIPMAPIGPEHHWILEELNEAFMRQLDERFKVGPGRSLPIRPHDVPEPDLVLYRPGIGRRQHVSAADVLLVIEVADSTLSHDLGYKADLYRRAKIPEYWVVDVRHRCLRVFTLAGDRYETTIVREGKVSPQALPGVEVDVTALLFGGA from the coding sequence ATGACTACCCTTCCTCAACCGCCCCCGGTCCACTTCGATGCCGTGCGCCGGTTTACCATCGAGGAGTATTACCGGTTGGTGGAGGCCGGCATCCTCGAGGAGGACGCGCGGGTCGAGCTGCTGGACGGCCAAATCATTCCCATGGCGCCGATCGGACCCGAACACCACTGGATTTTGGAGGAACTCAACGAGGCCTTCATGCGCCAACTCGATGAGCGCTTTAAGGTCGGTCCGGGCCGGTCCCTGCCGATCCGGCCCCACGACGTGCCCGAGCCGGACCTGGTGCTTTACCGGCCCGGGATCGGTCGACGCCAGCACGTCAGCGCCGCGGACGTGCTGCTGGTCATCGAGGTCGCCGACAGCACCCTCAGCCACGACCTGGGGTACAAAGCGGACCTCTACCGGCGGGCCAAGATCCCAGAATATTGGGTGGTTGACGTCCGCCACCGGTGCCTGCGGGTCTTTACGCTGGCAGGCGACCGTTATGAAACGACGATCGTCAGGGAAGGCAAGGTATCGCCGCAGGCGTTGCCGGGCGTCGAGGTCGATGTGACGGCCCTGTTGTTCGGCGGGGCTTGA
- a CDS encoding extracellular solute-binding protein: MCLAWAVAIGSAQAATIRIAEHRQARIDALKKVVPDIEKKYNVHLEVVEYPAPEKDYLTKLLTELRAGNAPDIFTLPHGQDVADTVAAGYLASITAELKAWEGYPQLVDAAKAMATGKDGQVYVLPAMLNVQQLYYRRDILEKAGIPTEQPKTWAELLDRAKEIKTKTGAYGLLFPAGVTWGGGSFVEGFRLLIVGTATPQIANDDGTLNLTGQGIKDAFGFYADLINNDLMPVQPLLEPEPWVVPKYEMFPAGKLVITTSGSWCYIYDWGPESKNPIPNVTEVVGSWQVPGKQGGQYVLVDLESPWAVNAKSADAGLAKKVLLELGSVKADVAYAQNLGNIPGRTDAAADPDFQKLKALVPILAALKSGTGTFLKTAEGFSAVAEGVARATEAQLRKKADAAGAQKILVDYVKEVVGDESVK; this comes from the coding sequence ATGTGCCTGGCCTGGGCGGTTGCCATCGGCTCCGCCCAGGCTGCGACGATCCGTATCGCCGAGCATCGTCAGGCACGGATCGATGCGCTCAAGAAGGTCGTGCCGGACATAGAAAAAAAGTACAACGTCCACCTTGAAGTGGTCGAGTATCCCGCCCCGGAAAAAGATTATCTAACCAAGCTTCTGACCGAACTTCGCGCGGGCAATGCCCCCGACATCTTTACTCTACCCCACGGTCAGGATGTCGCCGACACCGTCGCGGCCGGCTATCTGGCTTCCATCACCGCGGAACTCAAGGCTTGGGAAGGCTATCCGCAGTTGGTTGATGCCGCCAAAGCTATGGCGACCGGCAAAGATGGTCAGGTGTACGTTCTGCCTGCCATGCTGAATGTCCAGCAGCTCTACTACCGTCGCGACATCCTGGAAAAGGCTGGCATTCCGACCGAGCAACCGAAGACGTGGGCCGAGCTTCTCGACCGCGCCAAGGAAATCAAAACGAAGACCGGCGCCTACGGCCTACTCTTCCCGGCGGGAGTGACGTGGGGCGGCGGTTCCTTCGTCGAAGGCTTCCGGCTTTTGATCGTTGGCACCGCGACGCCACAGATCGCCAATGATGACGGTACGCTCAATCTCACCGGTCAAGGAATAAAGGACGCCTTCGGCTTTTATGCGGATCTCATCAACAACGACCTGATGCCGGTCCAGCCGCTGCTGGAGCCGGAGCCGTGGGTAGTGCCGAAGTACGAGATGTTTCCGGCCGGCAAGCTGGTTATAACGACGAGCGGGTCATGGTGCTACATCTATGACTGGGGCCCGGAGAGCAAGAACCCGATCCCGAACGTTACGGAAGTCGTCGGCAGCTGGCAGGTTCCCGGCAAGCAAGGTGGGCAGTACGTGTTGGTCGACCTTGAGAGCCCATGGGCCGTTAACGCCAAGTCGGCCGATGCCGGGCTCGCCAAAAAGGTCCTGCTCGAGCTCGGTTCCGTTAAGGCCGATGTCGCGTACGCGCAGAATCTCGGAAATATCCCGGGCCGAACGGACGCGGCGGCTGACCCGGATTTCCAAAAGCTCAAGGCGCTGGTTCCGATTCTCGCCGCCCTGAAGAGCGGCACCGGAACCTTTCTGAAAACCGCCGAGGGTTTCTCGGCGGTGGCCGAAGGGGTGGCGCGCGCGACCGAGGCGCAACTCCGCAAGAAAGCCGATGCGGCCGGCGCTCAGAAGATCCTGGTCGACTACGTCAAAGAGGTGGTCGGCGACGAATCCGTCAAATAA
- a CDS encoding Gfo/Idh/MocA family oxidoreductase, protein MAATNEGLRLGVIGTGHMAAEYARRWVSMPEIAFTAVADVNAASRRRYIDICRHGGRPEPREFDDFRLMLAACRHDLDAVYVSTPHALHAEQAVGVVESGLDLLLEKPMVTTVAEAQRLISARDQSRSVVVTAFQGALSPLVADTRKRARAGEFGELVSAAATIWENWSARYEGHWKQQPALSGGGFMFDTGAHMINTVCLLADADCERISAFTNNRDRSVEVACAVAGRLTTGTLLTLNAAGDGPPGCASLLTFFYTRAIVRVDAWGVWREIATAGNPGIRDELEITHNPMKSFLAIRAGRMENLSTAEAGLRFARLWDAIKTSAARDGEPVAVLPGSGTPG, encoded by the coding sequence ATGGCGGCGACAAACGAGGGCTTGCGGCTTGGCGTGATCGGCACGGGACACATGGCGGCAGAGTATGCGCGCCGCTGGGTCTCGATGCCGGAGATCGCATTTACAGCGGTGGCCGACGTCAATGCCGCGTCACGGCGGCGGTATATCGATATTTGCCGGCACGGGGGACGACCGGAGCCGCGGGAATTCGACGATTTCCGGTTGATGCTCGCGGCCTGCCGTCACGATCTGGACGCGGTTTACGTGTCTACACCGCACGCGCTGCACGCCGAGCAGGCCGTCGGCGTGGTCGAGTCCGGCCTGGACCTGCTCCTCGAGAAGCCGATGGTAACCACGGTGGCGGAGGCCCAACGGTTGATTTCGGCCCGAGACCAGAGCCGGTCCGTCGTCGTCACCGCCTTTCAGGGCGCCCTGTCGCCATTGGTCGCCGATACGCGCAAACGTGCCCGGGCCGGTGAATTCGGCGAACTGGTGAGCGCGGCCGCTACGATCTGGGAGAATTGGTCCGCACGCTACGAGGGGCACTGGAAGCAGCAACCGGCCCTTTCGGGGGGCGGCTTCATGTTCGATACCGGCGCGCACATGATTAACACCGTCTGCCTTTTGGCGGACGCAGATTGTGAACGAATTTCCGCCTTCACGAACAACCGCGACCGCAGCGTCGAGGTGGCGTGTGCAGTCGCAGGCCGGTTAACCACCGGCACCCTTCTGACCCTGAATGCCGCAGGCGACGGGCCGCCCGGCTGCGCCTCGCTCCTAACTTTCTTTTATACCCGGGCGATCGTACGGGTCGACGCCTGGGGCGTCTGGCGGGAGATTGCCACGGCCGGAAATCCGGGGATTCGTGACGAGCTTGAAATCACGCACAATCCGATGAAGAGTTTTCTCGCCATCCGTGCAGGCAGGATGGAGAACCTGTCGACCGCCGAAGCCGGGCTGCGTTTTGCGCGCCTCTGGGACGCGATCAAAACGTCTGCCGCCCGAGACGGCGAACCCGTCGCGGTACTTCCCGGTTCAGGGACGCCGGGGTAA
- a CDS encoding helix-turn-helix transcriptional regulator — protein MNADESDGLELSPKSYSDVAEMMRDLGSTDREVKKVKAAVNQSRIAAHLAKSRLRKGLTQKQLADALGVTQGTISKIESGNDADLTLKLLEDYCRVTEERMILTIGKKMTFVEAIKYHFSQIRRLFNELARLAHNHDELEPHISSFFGDAFFNLLHLLSDAQESLPKQSKVRECVEIQFLDKKANVADEAQVPAVSPDMVCR, from the coding sequence ATGAACGCCGATGAATCCGACGGGCTTGAACTGAGCCCAAAGAGCTACTCCGACGTCGCAGAAATGATGCGCGACTTGGGAAGCACTGACCGGGAGGTAAAAAAGGTCAAAGCCGCGGTAAACCAATCGCGCATTGCTGCTCATCTCGCAAAATCGCGACTTCGAAAGGGATTGACGCAAAAGCAATTGGCGGACGCCTTAGGCGTAACACAAGGAACGATCTCAAAAATCGAATCGGGCAACGACGCTGACCTCACACTAAAACTGCTCGAGGATTATTGCAGGGTCACCGAGGAAAGAATGATTCTGACCATCGGAAAGAAAATGACCTTTGTTGAAGCCATCAAATACCACTTCTCTCAAATCCGGCGTTTGTTTAATGAGCTTGCAAGGCTCGCTCACAATCACGATGAACTTGAGCCGCACATTTCGAGCTTTTTCGGCGATGCATTCTTTAACCTCTTGCACCTCCTAAGTGACGCGCAGGAGTCCTTGCCGAAGCAATCAAAAGTTCGCGAGTGCGTCGAAATCCAGTTTCTCGACAAAAAGGCCAACGTGGCCGACGAAGCACAAGTACCAGCGGTATCACCCGATATGGTCTGCCGATGA
- a CDS encoding sugar ABC transporter permease encodes MTYHQRTSWQLQLLLLPCILLLGALVVYPAFYSIYLSLTNASLVGVAATHPRFVGTRNYVRLFADAGFWNSLVVTFWFVLGSAVIGQFVLGLVSAVLLRRPLRFGSLINSIILLPNAVPEVVAGFIWISMLAGGEHGTLNRLLGGLGIAPVQWLQDFPLAMIIVVNTWRGIAAAMILMTAGLSAVPNEIREAARIDGASDGQVFRFITLPLIMPTIFLYMLVSTVTTISIFGFIYALTRGGPGNATEIIGIYIYNQSFTAFQLGFGSAVAVVTLVISMAIGLLYVRALKVQV; translated from the coding sequence ATGACGTACCATCAACGCACCTCCTGGCAGCTTCAGCTCCTCCTTCTCCCCTGCATCCTCCTGCTCGGTGCTCTCGTCGTCTACCCGGCGTTTTACTCGATCTACCTGAGCCTGACGAATGCCTCGCTGGTTGGCGTGGCGGCAACCCATCCCCGTTTCGTCGGCACGCGCAACTACGTGCGCCTGTTTGCGGATGCCGGCTTCTGGAACTCGCTGGTTGTTACCTTTTGGTTTGTGCTGGGCTCCGCCGTGATCGGCCAGTTCGTCCTGGGGCTCGTTTCCGCCGTGCTCCTGCGCCGGCCGTTGCGCTTTGGAAGTCTGATCAACTCCATCATCCTGTTGCCGAACGCCGTGCCGGAAGTGGTCGCCGGCTTCATCTGGATCTCAATGCTGGCCGGCGGCGAACACGGGACGCTGAACCGGTTACTGGGCGGCTTGGGGATCGCGCCGGTGCAATGGCTGCAGGATTTTCCCCTGGCCATGATCATTGTGGTTAACACCTGGCGCGGCATCGCCGCGGCGATGATCCTGATGACGGCGGGTCTGAGCGCTGTGCCCAACGAAATTCGTGAAGCCGCCCGGATCGACGGTGCCTCCGATGGTCAGGTCTTCCGGTTCATCACCCTTCCGCTGATCATGCCGACGATCTTCCTTTACATGCTGGTCTCGACGGTCACAACCATCTCAATCTTCGGCTTCATCTACGCGCTTACCCGCGGGGGGCCCGGCAATGCCACCGAGATCATCGGCATCTACATCTACAACCAGTCTTTCACCGCCTTTCAGCTCGGGTTCGGTTCGGCGGTGGCGGTGGTCACGCTCGTCATTTCAATGGCGATCGGGTTGCTCTACGTGCGCGCCCTTAAAGTCCAGGTTTAA
- a CDS encoding carbohydrate ABC transporter permease produces MSKTQPAVPRPRRGDAVAYATLSLISLYCAIPFIWLVLASFDANASLFLRWPGPWTLNNYIGIFAREGGVRWFFNSFVVVGAATFIVLVFSGFGGYALSRTRAWWKRPFLYTIILVRVVPPPALVVPLYSILLTANNAVGSLVRSLLAPGLVRPAMLVVGLIDGYLGLILVFAAMQLPLALWIMKTYFDTIPYDYEEAALVDGAGLFQRIRLVIAPLALPGLGAAGIFAFISAWGDFLMPLIFLSSSELQMLPLGLFRAFLRIQQIDYGFLSALAILYMLPAVVAFGFARRYFVQTFSGGVRA; encoded by the coding sequence ATGAGCAAAACGCAACCCGCTGTTCCAAGACCCCGGCGCGGCGACGCGGTCGCGTATGCAACCCTTTCGCTGATCTCCCTTTACTGCGCGATCCCGTTCATCTGGCTCGTTCTCGCCTCCTTTGACGCGAACGCATCACTGTTCCTAAGGTGGCCCGGCCCGTGGACCCTTAACAATTACATCGGCATTTTTGCGCGCGAGGGAGGCGTTCGATGGTTTTTCAACTCGTTCGTGGTCGTCGGGGCCGCTACCTTCATCGTCCTGGTCTTCTCCGGCTTTGGCGGCTACGCGTTGTCACGCACGCGCGCCTGGTGGAAACGGCCGTTCCTCTACACGATCATTTTAGTCCGCGTCGTGCCGCCGCCGGCCCTGGTCGTCCCGCTCTACAGCATCCTGCTCACCGCGAACAACGCGGTCGGGTCTCTTGTCCGCAGCCTTCTAGCTCCCGGACTCGTCCGCCCGGCCATGCTCGTGGTCGGCTTGATCGATGGGTATCTTGGCTTGATCCTGGTCTTTGCCGCCATGCAGTTGCCGCTCGCGCTCTGGATCATGAAAACCTACTTCGACACAATCCCGTACGACTATGAAGAGGCGGCGCTCGTTGACGGGGCAGGCCTGTTCCAACGGATTCGCCTTGTCATCGCGCCGCTCGCCCTCCCGGGTCTCGGTGCGGCAGGCATCTTTGCCTTCATTTCCGCATGGGGCGATTTCCTTATGCCGTTGATCTTCCTGTCTTCATCCGAGCTGCAGATGCTGCCGCTTGGCTTGTTCCGCGCTTTCCTGCGCATCCAGCAGATCGACTACGGCTTCTTGAGCGCACTCGCGATCCTCTACATGCTGCCGGCCGTGGTCGCGTTCGGGTTTGCCCGCCGCTATTTCGTCCAGACATTCTCCGGGGGCGTCAGGGCATGA